From a single Bacillus pumilus genomic region:
- the nikE gene encoding nickel import ATP-binding protein NikE, translating to MHLLEVKAVSHAYKSRSFLMRKKGSDQVLNGVDLLIEEGTCLGLLGQSGAGKSTLGRIILGLEQPIAGQVLFEGQDIYRADQRTRKHYRRHVQAVFQDSYSAVNPRWTVEQILSEPLENYETMSRKERKNVLIHWLERVGLSEQDLSKYPHQFSGGQLQRINIARALLLQPKLVVLDESVSSLDMVTQAVILDLLVELKKELGVAYLFITHDMTAAYHLSDQLAILDQGELVAQFQSKDDFFSSEEKAVQRMREAILADHPLSRTIGRPVR from the coding sequence TTGCATTTATTAGAAGTGAAAGCCGTTAGTCATGCATACAAAAGCCGGTCATTTTTGATGAGAAAGAAAGGCTCAGACCAAGTCTTAAACGGTGTCGATTTACTCATTGAAGAAGGCACATGTCTCGGATTGCTAGGCCAAAGCGGTGCAGGGAAAAGTACACTCGGCCGTATTATACTTGGACTAGAACAACCAATAGCCGGTCAAGTCCTTTTTGAAGGGCAGGATATCTATCGTGCAGATCAGCGAACACGCAAACATTATCGCCGGCATGTACAAGCGGTGTTTCAAGATTCATATTCGGCGGTGAATCCAAGGTGGACCGTTGAACAAATTCTATCCGAGCCGCTTGAAAACTATGAAACCATGAGCCGGAAAGAACGCAAAAACGTACTGATCCATTGGCTGGAAAGAGTCGGGCTCAGTGAACAGGATTTATCTAAATATCCGCATCAATTCAGCGGCGGCCAGCTACAAAGGATCAACATTGCAAGAGCCTTATTGCTACAGCCAAAGCTCGTCGTGCTTGATGAATCCGTCAGCAGCTTAGACATGGTCACACAGGCTGTTATTTTAGATTTATTAGTAGAATTAAAGAAGGAACTGGGTGTAGCTTACTTATTTATCACACATGATATGACGGCAGCCTATCATTTGAGTGATCAATTGGCCATATTGGACCAAGGTGAACTTGTTGCTCAATTCCAATCAAAGGATGATTTCTTTTCATCAGAAGAGAAAGCGGTGCAGAGGATGAGAGAGGCAATACTTGCAGACCATCCTTTGTCCCGAACGATTGGCAGACCAGTTCGGTAA
- a CDS encoding DegT/DnrJ/EryC1/StrS family aminotransferase, translated as MQERKRIYLSPPHMSGKEYLKIEEAFKSNWIAPLGPLVNEFEQAVAGYAGVNAGAALSSGTAAIHLALKLIGVQKGDVVFCSTLTFVATANPILYEQATPVFIDSERDTWNMCPLALEKAFVESKRLGKRPRAVIVVHLYGQSAKMDEIMALCEAYDVPVIEDAAESLGALYKGKKSGSMGRFGVYSFNGNKIITTSGGGMLVSDDEEAIERCRFLASQARERAMHYEHQEMGYNYRMSNLLAGVGIAQMEVLDERVEQKRRIFNRYQDAMSEIESIQLMPEHPNTKSNRWLTTLTIDRDMQMSPVDVVAALENEQIEARRVWKPLHQQPVFRDCSFYTAAKGTPVSECLFETGLCLPSGTIMTNAEQDRIIDTLRHALRKKTFTSSQAAHS; from the coding sequence ATGCAAGAAAGGAAACGAATTTACTTATCGCCCCCGCATATGAGCGGAAAAGAGTATTTGAAAATAGAGGAAGCCTTCAAGAGCAACTGGATTGCACCGCTTGGACCTCTTGTGAATGAATTTGAGCAGGCAGTTGCGGGCTATGCAGGAGTGAATGCAGGAGCGGCTTTATCTTCTGGAACAGCAGCCATTCACCTCGCCTTAAAGCTGATAGGTGTTCAAAAAGGGGACGTTGTCTTTTGTTCCACTCTTACGTTTGTTGCAACTGCAAATCCAATTTTATATGAACAAGCCACACCCGTTTTTATTGATTCTGAAAGGGATACATGGAATATGTGCCCGCTTGCTTTAGAGAAGGCCTTTGTTGAATCAAAACGGCTTGGAAAAAGACCCCGTGCAGTCATTGTCGTACATTTATATGGACAAAGCGCAAAAATGGACGAGATCATGGCATTGTGTGAAGCATATGATGTCCCGGTCATTGAGGATGCGGCAGAATCGTTAGGTGCACTCTATAAAGGAAAGAAAAGCGGCTCAATGGGCAGGTTCGGCGTCTATTCATTTAATGGCAATAAGATCATTACAACGTCAGGAGGCGGAATGCTTGTGAGTGATGATGAAGAAGCGATCGAGCGCTGCCGCTTTCTCGCTTCACAGGCAAGAGAGCGCGCCATGCATTATGAGCATCAAGAGATGGGGTACAATTACCGCATGAGCAACCTGCTAGCGGGAGTTGGGATTGCTCAAATGGAAGTATTGGACGAGCGTGTTGAACAAAAACGCCGCATTTTCAATCGCTATCAGGACGCTATGTCAGAAATAGAAAGTATTCAATTGATGCCAGAACATCCAAACACCAAGTCAAACCGCTGGCTGACGACATTGACCATTGATCGTGATATGCAAATGTCTCCAGTGGACGTCGTTGCTGCACTAGAAAATGAACAGATCGAAGCAAGGCGTGTATGGAAGCCGCTACACCAGCAGCCGGTCTTTCGTGATTGCTCTTTTTATACAGCGGCGAAAGGAACGCCCGTTTCTGAGTGTTTATTTGAAACAGGCCTTTGTCTCCCCTCTGGAACAATCATGACAAATGCAGAACAGGATCGTATTATTGACACACTTCGTCATGCCCTGCGAAAAAAAACATTCACCTCTTCACAGGCTGCTCACTCGTAA
- a CDS encoding sugar transferase yields the protein MKRMIDVAVSLTLLIAGSLLFLLIYGLIRWKIGSPVLFRQKRPGLYGQPFMLYKFRTMTDERDEHGELLPDHLRLTKTGALIRKLSLDELPQLINVLKGELSLVGPRPLLMEYLPMYTEEQARRHLVKPGITGWAQVNGRNTISWEEKFTYDLWYVEHQSFWLDMKILWMTLLKVIKTEGVQQPHHATAEKFKGTDM from the coding sequence ATGAAAAGAATGATAGATGTGGCGGTGTCATTGACGCTGCTCATCGCAGGCAGCCTTCTTTTTCTTCTGATTTATGGACTGATTCGGTGGAAAATTGGCTCGCCTGTGTTGTTTCGGCAGAAGCGCCCTGGTCTGTATGGCCAGCCATTTATGCTGTATAAATTTCGGACGATGACCGATGAACGAGACGAACATGGGGAGCTGCTGCCAGATCATCTGCGATTAACAAAAACCGGCGCCTTAATTCGTAAGCTCAGTCTTGATGAATTGCCCCAGCTAATCAATGTCCTGAAAGGAGAGCTCAGTCTCGTTGGACCAAGACCGCTTTTGATGGAGTATTTGCCGATGTATACAGAGGAACAAGCAAGACGTCATCTTGTGAAGCCGGGCATCACGGGATGGGCACAGGTGAATGGCAGGAACACGATTTCCTGGGAGGAGAAATTCACCTATGACCTCTGGTATGTCGAGCATCAATCGTTTTGGCTTGATATGAAAATTTTATGGATGACCTTGTTGAAAGTGATCAAAACAGAGGGGGTGCAGCAGCCGCATCATGCCACAGCTGAAAAATTCAAAGGAACCGATATGTAA
- a CDS encoding MATE family efflux transporter encodes MNHRAYLALAIPLTISTMTTPLLGAVDTAVVGQLANPAYIGGVAVGSLIFSTLYWLFGFLRVSTSAFAAQANGAQSEEQGVLAFLRPFLIAIIVGLCFIALQWPIIQSAFLVISPAADVQQFAAEYFHIRIWGAPFTLMNYVILGWLMGMAKMKEALSLQILINVMNMALAFLLVHVFSFAVKGVAAATLISELTAFVLGVWIIMKHSPNGFQMPSVKKMMDTQAVQKMFHVNKDLFIRTICLLVVINMFTAKGASFGTELLAANAILFQIHYIMAYLFDGFANASSILVGRSVGANDRSLYERTLTLSRQWALVMACGIASVYFFLKEPILGLFTNLPRLLDVTLDYADWLVLYPFAACFGLVIYGVFTGATEIAPVRNSMLLAMILFIVVQAVVTPIWHNHGLWFAFIIYTTGRSGFLMMYKSRLDQKLFANDKHPLPS; translated from the coding sequence ATGAACCATCGAGCGTATTTAGCTTTGGCCATTCCGTTAACTATCTCAACGATGACCACTCCATTACTTGGAGCTGTTGATACAGCAGTTGTCGGTCAGCTCGCCAATCCCGCTTATATTGGAGGCGTCGCGGTTGGCAGTCTCATTTTTAGTACATTATACTGGCTCTTTGGTTTTCTGCGGGTGAGTACATCTGCTTTTGCTGCTCAGGCAAATGGGGCGCAAAGTGAGGAGCAGGGTGTGCTTGCTTTTCTAAGACCCTTTTTAATCGCTATTATTGTCGGCCTTTGTTTTATTGCCCTGCAATGGCCAATTATTCAATCTGCTTTTCTCGTGATTTCTCCGGCTGCTGATGTTCAGCAATTTGCAGCAGAGTATTTTCATATCCGTATTTGGGGTGCGCCGTTTACTTTAATGAATTATGTCATATTGGGCTGGCTGATGGGGATGGCAAAAATGAAAGAAGCCCTCTCTTTACAAATCTTGATCAATGTCATGAATATGGCTCTTGCCTTTCTGCTTGTTCATGTGTTTTCGTTTGCAGTCAAAGGGGTGGCGGCTGCGACATTGATATCTGAATTAACTGCCTTTGTGCTGGGCGTATGGATCATCATGAAGCACTCGCCAAACGGATTCCAGATGCCTTCTGTTAAAAAGATGATGGATACTCAGGCAGTGCAGAAAATGTTTCATGTGAATAAAGATTTATTTATTCGGACGATCTGTCTGCTCGTGGTCATTAACATGTTTACAGCAAAAGGCGCTTCTTTTGGAACTGAGCTGCTGGCAGCCAATGCCATCTTATTTCAAATTCACTACATCATGGCTTATTTGTTCGATGGTTTTGCCAATGCATCAAGCATTCTTGTAGGCAGATCAGTTGGTGCAAATGACCGATCCCTTTATGAAAGAACCTTAACCCTTTCGAGGCAGTGGGCACTTGTCATGGCATGTGGCATTGCGTCGGTGTATTTCTTCTTAAAAGAGCCGATCTTGGGTTTGTTTACAAATCTTCCCCGCCTGCTTGATGTGACATTGGACTATGCAGACTGGCTCGTTCTTTATCCGTTTGCAGCTTGTTTCGGTTTGGTCATATACGGCGTATTTACAGGTGCGACAGAAATTGCCCCTGTCAGAAATTCGATGCTGCTCGCGATGATCTTGTTTATCGTTGTTCAAGCAGTGGTCACACCTATTTGGCACAATCATGGACTATGGTTTGCCTTTATCATTTATACTACCGGACGGTCTGGCTTTTTGATGATGTACAAATCAAGGCTGGATCAGAAGCTTTTCGCAAATGACAAACACCCTTTGCCATCATGA
- the nikC gene encoding nickel ABC transporter permease subunit NikC gives MMTKGKYLFSHQKMISICLVLLGLLLIVTICAPLIAPHDPAAVNLAMKLKGSSWEYPLGTDQLGRCNLSRILYGARVSLGCALLIFLSSLLIGLIVGLLSGYKGGWIDHVLMRICDGIMAFPNLVLILGLVGIFGPGLPQVVLALMLVQWVYYARVFRGMVLSLKEQNFIAAAKISGTSHWNIMRKHMIPNVLPPLAVIGTLEMGWAIMDISAMSFLGLGVQPPMPEWGAMIHEGKSYIQTNPQLMLYPGLVIMAVVVLFNLLGEALSEKYGIKRRV, from the coding sequence ATGATGACAAAAGGAAAATATCTCTTCTCTCATCAAAAGATGATTTCGATCTGCTTGGTGCTCCTCGGTCTCCTGCTGATTGTGACCATATGTGCACCGTTGATCGCTCCGCATGATCCAGCAGCTGTCAATCTAGCGATGAAGCTAAAAGGGTCTTCGTGGGAATATCCTCTTGGGACCGATCAATTAGGACGGTGCAATTTATCTCGTATTTTATATGGTGCACGTGTTTCGCTAGGCTGTGCGTTATTAATCTTTCTCTCTTCTTTATTGATCGGATTAATCGTTGGTTTGTTGTCAGGTTACAAAGGCGGCTGGATCGATCATGTCTTGATGAGAATCTGTGACGGGATCATGGCATTTCCGAACTTAGTGCTGATCCTAGGGTTAGTCGGCATCTTCGGACCTGGACTTCCTCAAGTAGTGCTTGCCTTGATGCTTGTACAATGGGTATACTATGCTCGCGTTTTTCGAGGAATGGTGCTAAGTTTAAAAGAACAGAATTTTATTGCTGCCGCAAAAATCAGTGGGACGTCCCACTGGAACATCATGAGAAAACATATGATTCCAAATGTTCTGCCGCCACTCGCGGTCATTGGCACACTCGAAATGGGCTGGGCGATTATGGACATTTCTGCAATGTCCTTTCTCGGATTAGGCGTTCAGCCTCCTATGCCTGAATGGGGAGCGATGATCCATGAAGGAAAGTCGTACATTCAAACGAATCCTCAGTTGATGCTCTACCCAGGCCTTGTGATCATGGCTGTCGTGGTTCTCTTTAATTTACTAGGAGAAGCCCTTTCAGAGAAGTATGGTATCAAACGCCGTGTGTAA
- the nikA gene encoding nickel ABC transporter substrate-binding protein yields MSIWSHFFSKIKINTVFTFLLIFLLVGCSQANNGADGNKDHPDMITMAWPRDIGEMNPHIYNPSQLFAQSMIYEPLVSYQKNGKLKPELAKSWDVSKDGKVYTFHLRDNVTFSDGSDFNANIVKKNFDSILKNKDVHSWLGVIKKIKKTEAVDKKTFKLTLTEPYYPTVQELAVVRPVRFLGEAGFPKNGDTSKGIEKPVGTGPWVLKTYQKDDYAIFERNDHYWGEKPKVKEIKVKVIPDAETRVMAFEKGDVDVLYGEGTISLDAYKQLEASGKYETKMSEPIATRQLVMNTKVDQLSDEKVRHALQYAMNKKAMVEGVTSGLEDEADHILPTNMPYTSDIKVKSFQYDADKATALLDEAGWTLPKGKTVREKDGKRLEFSMMYDSAESIQKAMAETLQAEWGAIGVDVKLEGVELATQVQRFKANKFDMNFFSNYGAPYDPHTFMNVVSSDGFGFKESISAYPNKDKLIKEMKEIPSTTNETKRKALYSSVLSSLQDQGAIVPISYFKKTAVYQKAVKDFEFPANRDEHPFTGIKLK; encoded by the coding sequence ATGTCTATTTGGAGCCATTTTTTTTCGAAAATTAAAATAAATACTGTGTTTACATTTTTACTTATCTTTTTATTAGTAGGCTGCTCTCAAGCAAACAATGGAGCAGATGGAAATAAGGATCATCCTGACATGATCACGATGGCTTGGCCGAGAGATATTGGCGAAATGAATCCTCACATCTACAACCCATCACAATTATTTGCGCAATCAATGATTTATGAGCCACTGGTAAGCTATCAAAAGAATGGGAAGCTAAAACCTGAATTAGCGAAGTCTTGGGATGTTTCAAAGGATGGCAAGGTGTACACATTCCATCTAAGAGACAATGTGACATTCTCAGATGGATCTGATTTTAATGCAAACATTGTGAAAAAGAACTTTGATTCCATCTTAAAAAACAAAGATGTACATAGCTGGTTAGGTGTTATTAAAAAAATCAAAAAGACAGAAGCAGTAGACAAGAAAACATTTAAACTTACATTAACAGAGCCGTATTATCCAACAGTTCAAGAATTAGCCGTTGTCCGTCCAGTTCGCTTCTTAGGCGAGGCAGGCTTCCCGAAAAACGGAGATACGTCAAAAGGAATTGAAAAACCAGTAGGGACAGGCCCTTGGGTTTTAAAAACATATCAAAAAGATGACTATGCCATTTTCGAACGAAATGATCATTACTGGGGCGAAAAACCAAAGGTGAAAGAAATCAAAGTCAAGGTGATCCCAGATGCGGAAACGAGAGTCATGGCATTTGAAAAAGGCGATGTAGATGTCCTTTATGGAGAAGGAACCATTAGCCTTGATGCCTATAAACAGCTAGAGGCGAGCGGTAAGTACGAAACCAAAATGTCAGAGCCAATTGCAACGAGACAGCTTGTCATGAACACAAAAGTGGATCAGCTGTCAGATGAAAAAGTGCGTCATGCCCTTCAATATGCGATGAATAAGAAAGCAATGGTAGAAGGTGTCACCTCTGGGTTAGAGGATGAAGCAGATCACATCTTACCGACAAACATGCCGTACACATCCGATATTAAGGTGAAGTCTTTCCAATATGATGCAGACAAAGCGACAGCATTGCTGGATGAAGCAGGCTGGACACTTCCAAAAGGAAAAACTGTTCGTGAGAAAGATGGAAAAAGGCTTGAATTTAGTATGATGTATGACTCAGCAGAATCAATTCAAAAAGCGATGGCTGAGACGTTGCAAGCAGAATGGGGCGCCATTGGCGTTGACGTTAAGCTTGAAGGCGTCGAGCTTGCAACGCAGGTGCAGCGCTTTAAAGCAAATAAGTTTGATATGAACTTCTTTAGCAACTACGGAGCGCCTTATGATCCGCATACATTTATGAACGTCGTCTCATCAGATGGTTTTGGATTTAAAGAAAGCATCTCAGCCTATCCAAATAAGGACAAGCTGATCAAAGAAATGAAAGAAATACCATCTACAACTAATGAAACAAAACGAAAAGCACTTTACTCGTCTGTCTTATCTTCATTGCAGGATCAAGGGGCGATTGTGCCAATCTCTTATTTTAAAAAGACAGCCGTTTATCAAAAAGCTGTGAAGGACTTTGAATTCCCTGCTAATCGAGATGAACATCCATTCACAGGTATAAAGCTGAAGTAA
- a CDS encoding acetyltransferase, whose protein sequence is MPQLKNSKEPICKEQPIGLIGAGGHSKVIQDVIFAHPEYSLCAVLDDQFEEAVTQSGILYGPISMSEQLRKTMPHMKWLIAIGQNEIRQLVKERLSFENTAFATLIHPESVISPSAVIGKGTVVMARAVVQADAAIGEHVIINTGSIVEHDCILESFVHLSPGAVLTGCVSVREGAHIGAGAVVIPGTPIGSWTIIGAGAAVTREIHDQKVAVGIPAMEIKDRREGGK, encoded by the coding sequence ATGCCACAGCTGAAAAATTCAAAGGAACCGATATGTAAAGAGCAGCCGATTGGTTTAATTGGGGCTGGCGGACATAGCAAAGTCATTCAAGATGTGATTTTTGCACACCCTGAATACTCATTATGTGCCGTATTAGATGATCAATTTGAAGAAGCTGTGACTCAAAGCGGTATTTTGTATGGACCGATTTCCATGAGTGAACAGCTGAGAAAAACAATGCCTCATATGAAGTGGCTGATTGCCATTGGACAAAATGAGATCAGACAGCTAGTAAAGGAACGTCTCTCATTTGAAAACACCGCGTTTGCCACACTCATCCATCCCGAGTCGGTGATAAGTCCATCAGCGGTGATTGGAAAGGGGACTGTCGTGATGGCAAGGGCAGTCGTTCAAGCAGATGCCGCAATCGGTGAACATGTGATTATCAATACAGGATCTATCGTAGAACATGACTGTATACTCGAATCGTTTGTGCACCTGTCACCGGGAGCAGTGTTAACTGGCTGTGTGTCTGTACGGGAGGGTGCCCATATCGGGGCAGGTGCTGTTGTGATACCTGGGACACCGATTGGAAGCTGGACAATCATTGGGGCAGGGGCGGCAGTGACACGAGAGATACACGATCAGAAAGTCGCTGTAGGCATTCCTGCGATGGAAATAAAAGATCGGAGAGAGGGTGGGAAATGA
- a CDS encoding MATE family efflux transporter, with amino-acid sequence MNRAFVYNASANLMTFVLMMLMSVCLTPYIVHTLGVEAFGLIHLTQNMINYLSVITASLSAVVVRFFSVAAHKGEIEKAQRYLSSYFVSSIFLSISLFLLCLFMSRQLVEWLHVPDHLAQDTQTAFILGGLLFMLNFVMSGIGAAPFYANKLYVSSVGQAIQMFLRALMIVMLFTWTAPAIWHIPLAAVIGSLAAVGMGIYYFKKLIPWFSFKWRHVSLSSSLTLVRSGVWHSFEQMGILLFLQIDLLMTNLLIGAEATGQYAAILQFPLLLRTLAGTLAVVFAPTITKFYSNQDKEGLIQYAASAIKWSGLFVAFPAALLGGLAGPLMLLWLGPAFEELKWLLVIHAAYLCLTLMFLPLTYVPTAFNRLKVPAVVTLILGVSNVLFAYGLTHLLQLGLYGIASAGAIVLLMKNIVFLPFYTAAITNQKRTIFYKHTLVPLAGALMIWGVCTGIQALYDVTSWWELFCISGFCFILYLGYLYQFAGTKRERKQLVHKVKQAVSR; translated from the coding sequence ATGAATCGAGCGTTTGTTTACAATGCCAGTGCAAACCTCATGACGTTTGTCTTGATGATGCTCATGTCTGTTTGTTTAACACCATACATCGTTCATACACTTGGAGTGGAAGCATTTGGCTTAATCCATCTGACGCAAAATATGATCAACTACTTATCGGTCATTACGGCTTCGTTAAGTGCTGTTGTGGTCCGTTTTTTTTCTGTGGCGGCTCATAAAGGGGAAATAGAGAAGGCGCAGCGCTATCTCTCATCTTATTTTGTCAGTTCCATTTTTTTATCGATTAGTCTCTTTTTGCTTTGTCTGTTCATGTCTCGCCAGCTGGTTGAGTGGCTTCATGTGCCTGATCATCTTGCACAGGATACACAGACCGCCTTTATATTAGGAGGTCTTTTATTTATGCTCAATTTTGTGATGTCCGGCATTGGGGCTGCACCATTTTATGCGAATAAGTTATATGTATCTAGTGTTGGTCAGGCCATTCAGATGTTTTTGAGGGCGCTGATGATTGTGATGCTGTTTACATGGACAGCACCCGCCATCTGGCATATTCCGCTTGCAGCCGTGATAGGGAGCTTAGCGGCGGTGGGAATGGGTATCTATTATTTTAAAAAACTCATCCCTTGGTTTTCGTTTAAGTGGCGGCATGTCTCGTTATCTTCTAGTCTCACACTTGTTCGATCAGGTGTCTGGCATTCATTTGAGCAAATGGGGATTTTGTTGTTTTTGCAGATTGATTTATTGATGACCAACTTGCTTATTGGAGCGGAAGCGACGGGACAGTATGCGGCCATATTACAATTTCCATTATTATTACGCACACTGGCAGGGACACTGGCGGTTGTATTTGCGCCAACGATCACGAAATTTTACTCGAATCAGGACAAGGAAGGACTCATTCAATATGCAGCCAGCGCCATTAAGTGGAGCGGCTTATTTGTCGCATTCCCAGCCGCGCTACTAGGAGGGCTCGCTGGTCCGCTCATGCTTCTATGGCTTGGACCTGCCTTTGAAGAGCTAAAGTGGCTTCTCGTGATACATGCCGCTTATTTATGCTTAACCTTGATGTTTTTACCGCTGACATATGTGCCGACCGCTTTTAATCGATTGAAGGTTCCAGCGGTGGTCACGCTCATATTAGGTGTATCCAACGTGCTTTTTGCCTATGGATTGACTCATCTGCTTCAGCTTGGTTTATATGGCATTGCATCAGCAGGAGCGATTGTTTTATTAATGAAAAATATCGTGTTTCTGCCATTTTATACAGCCGCTATCACGAATCAGAAACGCACCATCTTTTATAAGCATACATTGGTTCCACTTGCAGGAGCGCTCATGATTTGGGGCGTCTGTACAGGGATTCAGGCGCTTTATGACGTGACTTCGTGGTGGGAGCTGTTTTGTATCAGTGGGTTTTGTTTCATTCTCTATCTGGGCTATTTATATCAATTTGCAGGAACAAAACGAGAGCGGAAGCAGCTGGTGCATAAGGTAAAACAAGCGGTCTCCCGCTAG
- a CDS encoding ABC transporter ATP-binding protein, translating to MINVQESILQIENLHVQTKTPHGTTPLIQDVSFEVGRGEIVGLIGESGCGKTVTSMSILHMLDPKTTDVTGSITLQGRELIGLSEKEMRSIRGKNISYIMQNPMNSFTPVWTIGHQLIETIRRHTPVSKRQAHAHAMDALAQMNLPHPDKLLNKYPFELSGGMLQRVMIAMAACMHPPLIIADEPTTALDVHTQKLVLEHLNQIRHEYGTAILLITHDLGVIAEMADQVVVMRQGEMVEKAKVLELFENPKHDYTKKLLAARPSIPAVCPI from the coding sequence ATGATCAATGTGCAAGAGTCCATTTTACAAATAGAGAACCTGCATGTGCAGACGAAAACGCCTCATGGGACAACCCCTCTTATTCAGGACGTATCGTTTGAAGTAGGGCGTGGTGAAATCGTTGGATTAATTGGTGAGAGCGGCTGCGGGAAAACGGTGACAAGTATGTCGATCTTACATATGCTTGACCCGAAAACAACTGATGTCACTGGCAGCATCACCTTACAAGGACGAGAATTGATCGGTTTAAGTGAAAAGGAGATGCGCTCTATTCGAGGCAAAAACATCTCATATATTATGCAAAATCCAATGAACAGCTTTACACCAGTGTGGACGATTGGCCATCAGCTGATTGAAACCATCCGCAGGCATACCCCTGTCAGTAAAAGACAGGCACATGCGCATGCGATGGATGCGTTAGCGCAAATGAATCTGCCGCACCCAGACAAATTGTTAAACAAGTATCCCTTTGAATTAAGCGGCGGCATGCTACAGCGTGTCATGATCGCCATGGCTGCCTGTATGCATCCGCCTCTCATCATAGCAGATGAACCGACAACTGCTTTAGATGTACACACGCAGAAGCTGGTACTTGAGCATCTGAACCAAATTCGTCATGAGTATGGAACAGCCATTTTGCTCATTACTCACGATCTTGGTGTCATTGCAGAAATGGCAGATCAGGTTGTTGTCATGAGACAAGGAGAAATGGTTGAAAAGGCAAAAGTCCTTGAGCTTTTTGAAAACCCCAAGCATGATTATACAAAGAAACTATTAGCAGCTCGTCCGTCCATCCCAGCTGTTTGCCCGATTTGA
- the nikB gene encoding nickel ABC transporter permease subunit NikB, giving the protein MGRYIIRRMLSIIPVFLLATLFTTGMIHLSPVDPAEAYLAAAHIQPTDEVLAQKRSEFGLDQPFYMQYLHTIEKVIHLDFGRSYMSNQPVLDEVIYRIPATIQLALASLLIAICVSIPLGFFSGMRKNGVVDHMSRLISFLGASIPTFVLGYLLIFFFSVKLDLLPVEGIGTWEHLILPSITLAVPLIAMYTRLLRSSVSEALQEPFVQYARIRGLKERSIMFKHVLRIAISPMLTGLGVNLGKLLTGTIIVEAVFSWPGFGRFFIEAIFNRDLPVIQFYVLMAACIFILSSLIVDLFQLIIDPRISRKEGRQP; this is encoded by the coding sequence ATGGGCCGCTATATCATCAGAAGAATGCTATCAATCATCCCTGTATTTTTATTAGCCACACTTTTTACCACTGGCATGATTCACCTTTCGCCAGTGGACCCGGCTGAGGCATATTTAGCAGCGGCTCATATCCAGCCTACGGATGAAGTATTAGCGCAAAAACGAAGCGAATTCGGGTTAGATCAACCATTTTATATGCAGTATCTTCATACCATTGAAAAAGTCATTCACCTTGATTTTGGCCGGTCGTATATGTCGAACCAGCCCGTGCTTGATGAGGTCATTTATAGAATACCAGCGACAATTCAATTGGCGCTGGCTAGTCTACTGATTGCGATTTGTGTCAGCATTCCACTCGGCTTTTTCAGCGGCATGAGGAAAAATGGCGTCGTTGACCATATGAGCCGGCTTATTTCGTTCTTAGGAGCATCTATCCCAACGTTTGTCTTGGGGTATTTGCTCATCTTCTTTTTTTCAGTAAAGCTCGATCTTTTACCGGTAGAAGGGATTGGAACATGGGAGCATCTCATCCTGCCTTCGATCACACTGGCCGTCCCTTTAATTGCGATGTATACAAGGCTGTTACGGTCGAGTGTGAGTGAGGCGCTTCAAGAGCCGTTTGTTCAATATGCGAGAATCAGAGGATTAAAGGAACGGTCGATCATGTTCAAGCATGTATTGAGAATCGCGATATCGCCAATGCTGACAGGGCTTGGGGTGAATCTTGGCAAACTGCTGACAGGAACGATTATTGTAGAGGCCGTTTTTTCATGGCCAGGGTTTGGGCGTTTTTTTATTGAAGCGATCTTTAACCGGGATCTGCCGGTCATCCAATTTTATGTCCTCATGGCAGCATGTATTTTTATTTTGAGCAGCTTGATTGTGGACTTGTTCCAGCTCATCATTGACCCTCGTATTTCCAGAAAGGAAGGCCGCCAGCCATGA